A section of the Aricia agestis chromosome 4, ilAriAges1.1, whole genome shotgun sequence genome encodes:
- the LOC121726028 gene encoding uncharacterized protein LOC121726028: MAVLGWLKGDPEKWKPFVATRVRKICDVIPRDNWRYVKSKENAADCASRSLSAAQLAEHSLWWKGPSWLPSFDPENYPVDVSYDTTEDLRKKKLVNIATTNFNTSIIKQLLNKISKLRTVIRVIAYVNKFIDIYLHRNNNVTYLTLQDLKRATNMLIKQVQQEYFFKEISHLQNGESLNNKSQILNLNPILDADGILRVGGRLKHSHLSPDIKHPIIIPNQSKLADLIIDESHKLVFHGGVKMTAGFIRQKYWILGGNRATKKRLRMCVKCRKNEPILKNQLMGDLPPSRIIPSRPFYHTGLDYTGHILVKANKGRGIKTTKGYVAVFVCMVTKAIHLELVSDLTASAFIAALRRMSARKGLPGHLYSDQGTNFIGANKILRQEYSEISRILSSQDNLAAISEMNIEWHFNAPSWPSAGGLWEAAVKSLKHHLKRVVGEQKLTYEEYSTLLSQLEACLNSRPLCPLSEDPEDINFLTPAHFLASGPNLTLYDTESDLRTRWYLVQKIYNDIWTQWKNEYLTQLSTRARWRKPQKNLNLNDIVIIKDENLPPGKWALGRVVEIHPGTDGLVRVVTLKTKNGLLKRPIVKLALLPVNETSNPSPDKEQEKNSN, encoded by the coding sequence ATGGCAGTGCTTGGATGGCTAAAAGGCGATCCCGAAAAATGGAAACCCTTTGTAGCGACAAGGGTGAGAAAAATATGTGACGTAATCCCTAGAGATAACTGGCGATACGTCAAATCTAAAGAAAATGCTGCTGACTGCGCAAGCCGCAGTTTATCAGCAGCCCAATTAGCTGAACATTCTCTTTGGTGGAAAGGACCCAGCTGGCTACCTTCCTTCGATCCCGAAAATTATCCTGTCGATGTATCCTATGACACGACGGAAGATCTCAGGAAAAAGAAGTTAGTAAACATCGCCACTACAAACTTCAATACCTCTataattaaacaattattaaataaaattagtaaacTGAGAACTGTAATACGAGTTATAGCCTACGTTAACAAATTCATTGACATATATTTACACCGAAATAATAACGTGACTTACCTTACATTGCAAGATCTCAAACGCGCAACAAATATGTTAATAAAACAAGTGCAACAGGAGTACTTTTTTAAAGAAATCTCACATCTCCAGAACGGCGAatctctaaataataaaagccaGATCTTAAATCTTAATCCTATTTTAGACGCCGACGGAATATTACGTGTCGGTGGACGGCTGAAACATTCGCATTTGAGTCCCGATATTAAACATCCCATCATCATCCCAAATCAGTCAAAACTGGCAGATCTCATTATAGACGAATCTCACAAGCTTGTCTTCCACGGCGGAGTTAAGATGACGGCGGGATTTATTAGGCAAAAATATTGGATACTCGGCGGCAACAGAGCTACCAAGAAGCGGCTAAGAATGTGCGTCAAGTGTCGTAAAAACGAACCCATACTGAAAAATCAGCTGATGGGAGACTTACCCCCATCCCGAATAATTCCCAGTCGACCTTTCTACCATACAGGATTAGACTATACTGGACATATTTTAGTAAAAGCTAATAAGGGTCGTGGCATAAAAACAACCAAAGGATATGTCGCAGTATTTGTCTGTATGGTAACTAAGGCCATACACCTGGAGTTAGTGTCCGACCTTACTGCGTCAGCGTTTATTGCAGCGCTCAGACGTATGTCGGCAAGAAAGGGTCTTCCTGGTCACCTCTACAGTGATCAAGGAACGAACTTTATAGGAGCTAATAAAATCCTTAGACAAGAGTACTCCGAAATCTCCAGAATCTTATCAAGCCAGGACAACCTCGCCGCTATCTCTGAGATGAACATCGAGTGGCATTTCAACGCCCCATCCTGGCCATCTGCAGGCGGGCTGTGGGAAGCCGCTGTAAAGAGCTTAAAACATCATTTAAAGAGGGTCGTCGGAGAGCAGAAATTGACATACGAAGAGTACAGTACACTATTATCCCAACTTGAAGCCTGTTTAAACTCGCGACCACTCTGCCCCTTATCAGAAGATCCTGAGGACATAAATTTTCTAACCCCGGCTCACTTTTTGGCAAGCGGGCCCAATTTGACCTTATATGATACGGAAAGTGATCTCAGAACTCGTTGGTACTTAGTACAAAAAATCTACAATGATATTTGGACTCAGTGGAAAAATGAATATCTCACACAGCTATCGACTAGAGCAAGATGGAGAAAACCTCAAAAGAATCTTAACCTCAATGATATCGTCATCATAAAAGATGAAAATCTCCCTCCCGGAAAATGGGCTCTAGGTCGAGTAGTAGAGATTCATCCCGGAACAGACGGCCTAGTCAGAGTCGTCACCCTAAAAACTAAGAACGGTTTATTAAAACGACCCATTGTCAAGCTCGCGTTATTGCCAGTGAATGAAACCTCCAATCCTTCCCCGGATAAGGAACAAGAGAAAAACTCAAATTAA